TTGCCGCTGCACAGCCTGAAATGGCTGCGGGCCGGGTTTGCCGACAGTCAGGTGGCGGCGCGGGAAGATGAACTCGCGGCGTTCATCCAGCGTTACCTCAAACCCACCGACGTGGTGTTTACCACTTGGCGCGAAGATGGGCATTGCGACCACGAAGCCGTCGGTCGTGCCAGCGCCAAGGCAGCCTCGGCTGTAGGCGCAACCCTGTACGAACTGCCGGTATGGACCTGGCACTGGGCAACGCCCGAAGACAACCAAGTGCCCTGGCATCGCGCCCGCAAGATCCCATTGACCTGTGAAGCGGTCGCCCGCAAACGCCACGCCATCCATGCCTTCGCCAGCCAGTTGGAGGGCGACCCGCAGATCGGCCTGGCGCCGGTACTGGCACCCTACGTGGTGGAGCGCCTGCTGCAGCCCTTCGAAGTGGTATTCGTATGAGCGTAGCTACGCCGTATTTCGACCAATTGTTCGCCGAAAATGATGACCCCTGGGCCTTTCGCCAACGCTGGTACGAACGCCGTAAACGCGCGTTGACCCTGGCCCTACTCACACGACCACGTTATGCCTCGGCGTTCGAGCCCGGATGCGCCAATGGCGAGCTGAGCTTCGAACTGGCGCCCCGCTGTGACCGCCTGCTGTGCTGCGACACGGCTTCGGCCGCCGTAGCCTTGGCGCGCAGTCGTTTGCAGGGCTTTCCCCAGGCTCAGGTGCAGCAAAGCCGCTTGCCCGAACAGTGGCCCACGGGCCGGTTCGAGCTAATTGTATTGAGCGAGCTGTGTTACTACCTCGATGCCGACGACCTGTGCCGGTTGATCGAACGCGTGCGCACCTCGTTGACCGACGACGGCCAGGTGCTGGCCTGCCATTGGCGCCCGCCTATCGAAGGTTGCCCGCAAACGGCCGAGCAGGTGCATGCCCTGCTTCAGGAGCGGCTGGATATGCCTCGCGTGACCAGCCACCACGAACACGACTTCCTGCTCGACCTGTGGAGCCGCGACGGCACTTCGGTCGCCACCCTTGAGGGCCTGCGATGATCGGCATTCTGATCCCGGTACACAACGAAGAGGCCCTGCTGGGCGACTGCCTGAGAGCGGCACTGATCGCGGCCAGTCATCCGGGTTTATTCGGCGAAGCCGTGACTGTCTTGGTGGTACTCGACAGTTGCAGCGATGCAAGTGCCGCCATTGCCCAGGCCTATCCCGTGCAATGGCTTGAAGCCCAGGCACGCAATGTCGGGCATGTTCGAGGCGTGGGTGCGCGGCATCTGCTCAACCAGGGCGCCCGCTGGATTTCGTGCACCGATGCCGACAGCCGCGTGGCGCCTGATTGGCTGGTGGCCCAGTTGGCACTGGGGGCCGACGCAGTATGCGGCACCGTCACCGTGGACGCCTGGAGCGAAGGCTTCGACCCGGCTGCGCAGATTCGCTACAACCAGGGTTACGAGGCGCGAGACGGCCATCGACACATCCATGGTGCCAACTTGGGCGTGAGCGCAGGCGCTTATGTGCGCGCGGGTGGTTTCGAGCCCCTGGCGTGCCATGAGGATGTGCAACTGGTGCGTAACCTGGAGCTGTGCGGCGCCTCCATCGCCTGGAGCCACAGCCCGCAAGTGATCACCAGTGCGCGCCTGGATGCTCGCGCACAGGGCGGTTTCGGCGATTACTTGAAGAGCTTGATGCACGCCACTTGAAAAAAACGACGTTGCCGAATGTAAAACCGACCAATCCTTGTCTATGCTGATGACGCCTTGCTGGCGTTCCAGGGTTGGGGCGTCATGCAGCCACTGCGGCGGAGCCTGTGGTGGATAAAAGAGTGTCGTCCCGTCAACGGGCCACGACCCAGCATCAATCGACAAGGATGTGACACCCCATGAAGCTTGCTTCCTTAAGCGACGGCCGTAGCGGCCCTGCGCAAATCTGGAACAGCGCCCCGCAGCTGGCGCAAATTCCCCCGATCACCTCGTCCTCACTGGTGCCGCCTGGCGCACGCGTGGTCATCATCGCGCCCCACCCCGGCGACGAAGTGCTGGCCTGCGGGGGCCTGCTGCAACTGCTCAGTACCTTGGAGCATCCCCTGCAACTCATCTCCATCACGGATGGCAGCGCCAGTCACCCAGGGTCCAACGTCTGGCCGGCCAGCCGCCTGAGCGTGGTGCGGCCCCAGGAAAGCGTCGAGGCCATGCGCCGCCTGGGCATGCCCCTGCACAGTTTGAAGTGGATCCGCGGTGGGTTCTGTGACGACGCCCTCGCCAGCCGCGAGCCGCAACTGAGCCAATTCATTGCACGCTACTTGCTACCGGGCGATGTGGTGTTCAGCACGTGGCGTAACGACGGCAATGACGATCACGACACTGTTGGCCGTGCCAGCGCCAATGCCTGCTGCCTGGTGGGCGCGCAACTGTATGAGCTACCTATCTGGGCCTGGCACTGGCCTGCCCGCGAAGGCGCGATCATCCCCTGGCAACGGGCACGCAAGGTGCGG
The genomic region above belongs to Pseudomonas azotoformans and contains:
- a CDS encoding PIG-L deacetylase family protein; translated protein: MKLASLSDGRSGPAQIWNSAPQLAQIPPITSSSLVPPGARVVIIAPHPGDEVLACGGLLQLLSTLEHPLQLISITDGSASHPGSNVWPASRLSVVRPQESVEAMRRLGMPLHSLKWIRGGFCDDALASREPQLSQFIARYLLPGDVVFSTWRNDGNDDHDTVGRASANACCLVGAQLYELPIWAWHWPAREGAIIPWQRARKVRLDTWTVARKLHAAHAYASQLAGDPAIGLAPMLAQVLLERMREPYEIVLS
- a CDS encoding glycosyltransferase, with translation MIGILIPVHNEEALLGDCLRAALIAASHPGLFGEAVTVLVVLDSCSDASAAIAQAYPVQWLEAQARNVGHVRGVGARHLLNQGARWISCTDADSRVAPDWLVAQLALGADAVCGTVTVDAWSEGFDPAAQIRYNQGYEARDGHRHIHGANLGVSAGAYVRAGGFEPLACHEDVQLVRNLELCGASIAWSHSPQVITSARLDARAQGGFGDYLKSLMHAT
- a CDS encoding SAM-dependent methyltransferase, with product MSVATPYFDQLFAENDDPWAFRQRWYERRKRALTLALLTRPRYASAFEPGCANGELSFELAPRCDRLLCCDTASAAVALARSRLQGFPQAQVQQSRLPEQWPTGRFELIVLSELCYYLDADDLCRLIERVRTSLTDDGQVLACHWRPPIEGCPQTAEQVHALLQERLDMPRVTSHHEHDFLLDLWSRDGTSVATLEGLR
- a CDS encoding PIG-L deacetylase family protein — encoded protein: MKPNPIVGQGTPLHRWQASPKMAELPPISVEQLVPEGYRAVIVAPHPDDEVLGCGGLMQGLAALGRAIQLISVTDGSASHPGSRRWPVERLSVVRPQESAQALHRLGLPLHSLKWLRAGFADSQVAAREDELAAFIQRYLKPTDVVFTTWREDGHCDHEAVGRASAKAASAVGATLYELPVWTWHWATPEDNQVPWHRARKIPLTCEAVARKRHAIHAFASQLEGDPQIGLAPVLAPYVVERLLQPFEVVFV